TAGACTCCCTATTAGATAAATTAAAAAAGCTTATTATCGACTCCAAGGGAGAAATAACCAAGGTAAATAAATGGGGCAAAAGAAAATTAGCTTTTGAAATCAAGGATTTTACAGAGGCAATTTATATAGTCTTAAATTTTAATGTGGATGAAAAAATGATTACAGAAATGGAGAGAGTTATAAAGTTAGAAGAGAG
This genomic window from Candidatus Atribacteria bacterium contains:
- the rpsF gene encoding 30S ribosomal protein S6 is translated as MRSYEIMLAINPQLEDKELDSLLDKLKKLIIDSKGEITKVNKWGKRKLAFEIKDFTEAIYIVLNFNVDEKMITEMERVIKLEE